In one window of Candidatus Scalindua sp. DNA:
- a CDS encoding cupin domain-containing protein gives MFTAKDFPKVGSTLKSQIPDDPEKLIHRQVRKTGIDKTFSAERQHPIAMADLPSKKYSVTFSEITPRSQGRKHRHTYHAITYVTKGKGYVVVEGHKLNYEAGDIFEVPIWSWHQLHNPHDEVVEYLTFENAPELLNTGIALREEM, from the coding sequence ATGTTTACCGCAAAAGATTTTCCAAAGGTTGGATCAACCCTTAAATCACAGATTCCCGATGATCCGGAGAAACTGATACATCGGCAGGTCAGAAAAACCGGTATCGATAAAACGTTTTCTGCCGAGAGACAGCATCCAATTGCAATGGCAGATCTGCCATCGAAAAAATACAGTGTGACGTTCTCTGAAATAACTCCCAGGTCACAGGGGAGGAAACATCGGCATACATATCATGCAATAACGTATGTTACCAAAGGGAAAGGGTATGTTGTGGTTGAGGGGCACAAATTGAATTATGAGGCAGGAGACATTTTTGAAGTACCTATCTGGTCGTGGCATCAGCTTCATAATCCTCATGATGAAGTGGTTGAATACCTGACGTTTGAGAATGCGCCCGAGTTATTAAATACGGGTATCGCACTTCGTGAAGAAATGTAG
- a CDS encoding glutamine synthetase III yields the protein MDVTKIFGLNVFNDETMRKRLPRDTYKLLKQSIDKNVSLPSRAADVIANAMKDWAIEKGATHYTHWFQPLTGSTAEKHDSFIATTEQGGVVMEFSGKQLIKGEPDASSLPSGGLRATFEARGYTTWDYTSPAFLKEDGAGGVTLCIPTAFCSYKGEALDKKTPVLRSMNAVSKQALRFLRALGNKTARKVTSTVGAEQEYFLIHKDMYKKRLDLIVAGRTLFGALAPKGQEMKDHYFGQIKDRIAHFMKDVDKELWKLGIAATTKHNEVAPSQFEMAPIFTTTNIAADQNQLVMEILDKVALRHGLVCLLHEKPYVGINGSGKHLNWSLITDNGMNLLEPGKTPHDNAQFLLMICALIKAVDRHADILRRSAANSGNDHRLGSNEAPPAIISIFMGEELTKILESIAKGEEATSKSSMSIEIGVDTMPPLPKDNSDRNRTSPFAFTGNKFEFRMVPSSNTISGPSIVLNTIVAEALDEMATRLEKAKDIHQETKAIIGDIMKEHGRIIFNGNNYSDDWTREAERRGLPNLRTTIEAFKNFTDKKSIDLFEKYKILTKGEVHARYEIYIDLYSMQINIEARASLDMVKSLYFPAVIQYTSELAETIQYLEAVKGSSVVQKELLAKVSALLESAYRKAEKLEAELEHAYQIPHDVSHGFKRATEYREKVLVTMNDLRGDIDKLEAIIPRRLWPVPTYADILFSL from the coding sequence ATGGATGTCACAAAGATATTCGGTTTAAACGTATTTAATGATGAAACGATGAGAAAAAGATTGCCGAGAGATACGTATAAACTGCTCAAGCAGTCTATTGATAAAAATGTCTCTTTACCATCGAGGGCGGCAGATGTTATTGCAAATGCCATGAAAGATTGGGCAATTGAAAAAGGCGCTACCCATTATACCCATTGGTTTCAACCATTGACCGGGAGTACCGCAGAGAAACACGATTCGTTTATTGCAACAACCGAGCAGGGTGGAGTGGTTATGGAATTTTCAGGGAAACAGCTTATAAAGGGAGAACCTGATGCATCAAGCCTTCCGAGCGGCGGACTCAGGGCCACCTTTGAAGCGCGAGGATATACCACCTGGGACTATACGTCTCCTGCTTTTTTAAAAGAAGATGGAGCCGGAGGGGTTACCCTGTGCATTCCGACAGCGTTCTGTTCGTACAAGGGAGAGGCTCTGGACAAGAAAACACCTGTACTGCGATCAATGAATGCTGTTTCAAAACAGGCTCTTCGCTTTTTACGTGCATTGGGGAATAAAACAGCCAGGAAAGTTACTTCAACGGTTGGTGCGGAACAGGAGTATTTCTTAATACATAAGGATATGTATAAAAAAAGATTGGATTTGATCGTTGCAGGAAGAACTCTTTTTGGTGCACTGGCACCAAAAGGGCAAGAGATGAAAGATCACTATTTCGGACAGATTAAGGACCGTATTGCCCATTTCATGAAGGACGTTGATAAAGAGTTATGGAAGCTGGGGATTGCGGCAACAACAAAGCATAATGAAGTTGCTCCGTCGCAGTTTGAGATGGCCCCGATTTTTACCACAACAAACATAGCCGCAGATCAAAATCAGCTTGTCATGGAGATTCTGGATAAAGTTGCACTCAGGCATGGTCTTGTCTGCCTTCTCCATGAAAAACCCTATGTTGGGATTAATGGTTCCGGGAAGCATTTAAACTGGTCGTTAATCACTGATAACGGGATGAATCTGCTTGAACCAGGGAAGACTCCACACGATAACGCACAGTTTCTGCTTATGATCTGCGCACTTATTAAGGCCGTTGACCGCCACGCAGATATATTGAGAAGGTCCGCAGCGAATTCAGGTAATGATCACCGTCTTGGTTCAAATGAGGCTCCGCCCGCAATTATTTCGATCTTTATGGGAGAGGAGTTAACGAAGATTTTAGAGTCAATTGCGAAGGGAGAGGAAGCAACTTCAAAAAGCTCTATGAGCATTGAAATAGGCGTTGATACCATGCCTCCTTTACCAAAAGATAACAGTGATAGAAACAGGACCTCTCCATTCGCCTTTACGGGTAATAAATTTGAGTTTCGAATGGTTCCCTCATCAAATACGATTTCGGGTCCGAGTATTGTATTGAATACTATAGTGGCGGAAGCGCTTGATGAGATGGCAACCCGTCTGGAGAAAGCGAAGGATATCCACCAGGAGACAAAAGCAATCATCGGGGATATTATGAAGGAGCATGGGAGAATCATCTTTAATGGTAATAACTATTCAGATGATTGGACCAGAGAGGCTGAGAGGCGGGGATTACCGAATTTACGTACCACAATAGAAGCGTTTAAGAATTTTACTGACAAAAAATCGATAGATTTGTTTGAAAAGTATAAGATACTTACAAAAGGAGAGGTGCATGCCCGGTATGAAATTTATATTGATCTGTACTCTATGCAGATTAACATCGAAGCCAGGGCTTCTCTTGATATGGTGAAAAGTCTGTATTTCCCCGCAGTTATACAGTATACAAGTGAGCTTGCAGAAACGATCCAGTATCTGGAAGCAGTGAAAGGATCCTCGGTGGTCCAGAAAGAGCTGCTTGCCAAGGTTTCGGCCCTTCTGGAATCAGCATATCGGAAGGCAGAGAAACTGGAGGCTGAGTTAGAGCACGCATACCAGATTCCACACGATGTATCTCATGGTTTTAAACGGGCAACTGAATACAGGGAAAAAGTATTGGTGACTATGAATGATTTGCGGGGAGATATTGATAAGCTGGAGGCAATTATCCCCCGGAGGCTGTGGCCGGTACCAACGTATGCTGATATCTTGTTCTCATTGTAG
- a CDS encoding histone deacetylase family protein, which produces MIRIRILRDTGSLLSSDRVKQIQEIFAQSFPKLAGYAEKIPLLIRDPIRNRYCTILVVAEGALGRVDGFALVMHFPEINCCFLDFIATRSGLRGRGVGSALYEAVSENCRNLSVKGLYFEAQPDLPDLTPDPSELKQAGITIRFYELHGVRVIENHAYSVPVGDPPTTAILLFDGLGITHTLAREEAREAIKIILTTRFAKATDSEYVDRVIESFRDDPVNFRPLRYIKAVKEPLLIRNFNSPLAYTSVFSPKHEIHHVKERGYFERPIRVEVIREVIGDIGDFVSAAPREYGEKWILAVHDKIFVHYLRTVCASLRQGRPVYPDTFPIRRPDNRPKELPVQAGYYCIDTGTPLYANAYIGARAAVNTALTGADEILSGKRLVYSICRPPGHHAGKRFFGGFCYFNNAAIAANYLSREGKVAILDIDFHHGNGTQDIFYHRKDVLTVSIHGHPDYSYPYFSGYESERGEGEGVDFNRNFPLPPRTENDKYLRVFDKAVNLILNFKPDILVVSLGFDILKGDPTGTFLLSPKIFESIGSRLISTKKPLLVVQEGGYNIRGIRNGSRAFFKGCREKKGSSILH; this is translated from the coding sequence ATGATCAGAATAAGAATTTTAAGAGATACCGGTTCTCTTTTATCCAGTGACCGGGTGAAACAGATTCAGGAAATCTTTGCACAAAGCTTCCCAAAGCTGGCAGGCTACGCGGAAAAGATTCCGCTGCTGATACGTGATCCCATCCGCAACAGATACTGTACAATCCTGGTTGTAGCTGAAGGCGCTCTGGGACGGGTGGATGGGTTTGCCCTTGTCATGCATTTCCCTGAGATAAATTGCTGCTTTCTGGATTTCATAGCCACACGATCAGGATTGCGTGGCAGGGGAGTAGGGAGCGCACTCTATGAGGCGGTCAGTGAAAACTGCAGAAACCTTTCCGTTAAAGGACTCTATTTTGAAGCGCAGCCTGATCTACCGGATTTGACCCCCGACCCATCAGAGTTAAAACAGGCAGGGATAACCATCCGTTTTTACGAACTGCACGGCGTAAGGGTAATAGAGAATCACGCATATTCTGTTCCTGTAGGTGATCCTCCTACAACCGCCATTCTGTTATTCGACGGCCTGGGGATTACCCATACCCTTGCAAGGGAGGAGGCCCGGGAGGCGATTAAGATTATTCTTACAACCCGTTTTGCCAAGGCTACCGATTCAGAGTACGTTGACCGGGTTATTGAATCCTTCAGGGACGATCCTGTTAATTTCCGTCCTCTTCGTTACATAAAAGCCGTTAAGGAGCCCCTGTTAATACGCAATTTTAACTCCCCTCTCGCGTATACTTCCGTGTTCAGCCCTAAACACGAAATTCATCATGTCAAGGAACGTGGATATTTCGAACGCCCGATACGGGTGGAAGTCATTCGGGAGGTTATCGGCGACATTGGCGATTTTGTATCAGCTGCTCCGCGTGAATACGGCGAGAAATGGATCCTTGCTGTTCACGATAAAATATTTGTTCATTACCTTCGTACGGTTTGCGCTTCACTGCGGCAGGGACGGCCTGTATACCCGGATACTTTTCCTATCAGGAGGCCGGATAATCGGCCAAAGGAGTTGCCGGTACAGGCTGGCTATTATTGCATTGACACCGGAACTCCTTTGTACGCAAATGCTTACATAGGGGCACGCGCAGCGGTAAATACAGCCCTGACAGGCGCGGATGAAATCCTGTCCGGAAAACGGCTGGTATACTCGATATGCCGGCCTCCCGGCCATCATGCCGGAAAACGTTTCTTCGGCGGATTCTGTTACTTTAATAATGCGGCTATCGCGGCAAACTATCTCAGCCGGGAGGGAAAGGTGGCTATTCTTGATATTGATTTTCATCATGGCAACGGCACCCAGGATATCTTTTATCACAGGAAAGATGTCCTGACCGTATCTATCCATGGCCATCCTGATTACTCATATCCCTATTTTTCCGGTTATGAGTCTGAAAGAGGGGAAGGGGAAGGAGTAGATTTCAATCGGAATTTCCCCCTGCCTCCGCGGACAGAGAATGATAAATATCTTCGTGTGTTTGATAAAGCGGTAAATTTGATCTTGAACTTCAAGCCGGATATCCTGGTTGTCTCTCTCGGATTTGATATCCTTAAAGGAGATCCGACAGGCACGTTTCTTTTGAGTCCTAAAATATTTGAGAGTATTGGAAGCCGCCTGATATCGACAAAGAAACCTTTGCTTGTTGTTCAGGAAGGAGGCTACAACATCAGGGGCATACGCAACGGATCAAGAGCTTTTTTTAAAGGCTGCAGAGAAAAAAAGGGGAGTTCAATTCTCCATTAG
- a CDS encoding ATP-dependent zinc protease, whose protein sequence is MARKKRTNEQNLNLSKVVVGWREWARLPELCIPAIKVKIDTGAKTSALHAFDVTVFYKLGKRYVRFNIHPLQNNNCISRHCIAEVAGERVIKSSNGQKESRYVICSVIQIGSLRQTIYITLTNRDFMSYRMLLGREAMRQLIVDPAKSFCQGKLTKRDSFAIYNAVAKPKLKRKQTKRVK, encoded by the coding sequence ATGGCACGGAAAAAGCGGACAAATGAGCAAAATCTAAATCTGAGTAAGGTGGTGGTAGGCTGGAGAGAGTGGGCAAGACTTCCGGAACTCTGTATTCCCGCCATAAAAGTGAAAATTGATACGGGTGCAAAGACATCTGCATTGCACGCATTTGATGTAACAGTATTTTATAAACTCGGAAAACGTTATGTCCGCTTCAATATCCATCCATTACAGAACAACAATTGCATCAGCAGGCACTGCATAGCTGAAGTAGCTGGCGAGCGGGTGATAAAGAGCTCAAATGGTCAGAAAGAGAGCCGCTATGTTATCTGCAGTGTCATCCAGATCGGCAGCCTGCGTCAAACTATTTATATCACTCTTACCAATCGAGATTTTATGAGCTACCGCATGTTACTGGGACGCGAAGCAATGCGTCAGCTCATCGTAGATCCCGCAAAATCTTTTTGCCAGGGAAAACTCACAAAGAGAGATTCCTTTGCCATTTACAATGCAGTCGCCAAGCCAAAACTGAAGAGGAAACAAACAAAAAGGGTAAAATAA
- a CDS encoding succinylglutamate desuccinylase/aspartoacylase family protein, with translation MPLSQAEDIVIGGVSIPPGKRKRVGIEVAQLYDYTGMTIPVEVVHGKKKGPVLFVSAAIHGDEINGTEAIKRLLAQKTLLSGIRGALIAVPIVNVFGFHQNARYLPDRRDLNRCFPGSKLGSLGGQIAHIFMKEIVEKCTHGIDLHTGPIHRSNLPQIRASTEDPQTKLLALAFGVPVVLNANLRDGSLRQAASDRKIRMLLFEGGEALRYEEKVIRSAKRGIISIMNAIGMIDQEKINFRQRKKEVFVARSSHWVRAPHSGSLRIRKGLGSRFKKDEVLGVISDTFGMGRIKVRARETGIVIGINNLPLVNSGDALFHIATFEDSKAVEEQVEFFDETFE, from the coding sequence ATGCCGTTATCTCAGGCAGAAGATATAGTCATTGGCGGTGTTTCCATACCACCGGGAAAACGTAAACGGGTAGGGATTGAAGTCGCACAACTCTATGATTATACGGGAATGACTATTCCTGTAGAAGTTGTGCATGGGAAAAAGAAGGGACCGGTTTTGTTTGTATCAGCCGCCATTCACGGTGATGAAATTAACGGGACAGAAGCGATCAAACGCTTGCTGGCACAAAAAACCCTACTCTCAGGTATCAGGGGGGCATTAATTGCGGTACCCATAGTAAACGTTTTCGGTTTTCACCAGAATGCACGATACCTGCCGGATCGGCGAGATTTAAACCGCTGTTTTCCGGGATCCAAGCTCGGTTCCCTTGGAGGACAGATTGCTCACATTTTCATGAAGGAGATCGTGGAAAAATGCACCCATGGCATTGATTTGCATACGGGGCCTATCCATCGCAGTAATTTACCGCAAATCCGTGCCTCAACAGAAGATCCTCAAACAAAGCTCCTTGCCCTTGCTTTTGGTGTGCCCGTCGTCCTCAATGCTAACTTGCGTGACGGATCGCTAAGGCAGGCTGCCTCAGATAGAAAGATCCGGATGTTACTCTTTGAAGGCGGTGAAGCGCTGCGCTATGAAGAAAAGGTCATTCGTTCAGCAAAGCGGGGTATTATCTCGATTATGAATGCTATTGGCATGATTGATCAGGAGAAAATTAACTTCAGGCAACGTAAAAAAGAGGTGTTTGTCGCCAGATCCAGTCATTGGGTACGTGCACCGCACAGCGGAAGTCTGCGAATCAGGAAAGGGTTAGGCTCCAGATTTAAAAAAGATGAAGTACTTGGTGTCATCTCCGACACATTTGGAATGGGCAGGATAAAAGTAAGGGCAAGAGAAACCGGTATTGTTATAGGAATAAATAATTTGCCGCTCGTCAACAGTGGTGATGCCCTGTTCCATATCGCCACCTTTGAGGACTCTAAGGCTGTTGAAGAACAGGTAGAATTTTTTGATGAAACGTTTGAATAA
- the rimK gene encoding 30S ribosomal protein S6--L-glutamate ligase: MRMGVLSRDARLYSTSRLVETARKRGHSVKVVDVLKCYMNITANKPTVYYKPKDKKEKLEFDAVIPRIGASVTAYGTAVLRQFEVSGVYSVNESVAISRSRDKLRAHQLLARKGVGMPMTGYAHAANATEDLIEFVGGAPLIVKVLKSTHGSGVVLAETNKAAESVINAFRGLDADFLVQEFIKEAGGSDIRCFVIGDKVVAAMQRQAKEGEYRSNLHLGGTATVVKLRPDERALAVRAAGVMGLDVAGVDIIRSAHGPLVLEVNSSPGLKGIEASTGKDVANAIIEYVEKDALRGPNKMKGRG; encoded by the coding sequence ATGAGAATGGGTGTTTTGTCCCGCGATGCTCGACTCTATTCCACAAGCCGCCTGGTGGAAACAGCACGAAAACGGGGACATAGTGTGAAAGTGGTTGACGTCTTGAAGTGTTATATGAATATCACGGCAAACAAGCCAACCGTCTATTACAAACCAAAGGATAAAAAGGAAAAGTTAGAATTTGATGCAGTAATTCCGCGTATCGGGGCATCAGTAACAGCTTATGGTACAGCTGTGCTGCGTCAATTTGAGGTTAGCGGTGTGTATTCGGTCAATGAGTCGGTAGCTATTTCCCGTTCGCGGGATAAATTAAGGGCTCACCAGCTTCTCGCCCGCAAAGGTGTCGGTATGCCGATGACCGGGTATGCACATGCCGCAAATGCAACCGAAGATTTGATTGAATTCGTAGGGGGGGCACCATTGATTGTTAAGGTACTGAAAAGCACTCATGGCAGTGGTGTGGTACTGGCTGAAACCAATAAAGCTGCAGAAAGCGTTATCAATGCATTTCGTGGTTTGGATGCGGATTTTCTTGTACAGGAATTTATTAAAGAAGCGGGTGGGTCTGATATACGCTGTTTTGTTATCGGTGATAAAGTCGTTGCTGCCATGCAGCGCCAGGCGAAAGAGGGGGAATACCGGTCAAACCTGCACCTGGGAGGAACTGCAACTGTCGTGAAACTGAGACCTGATGAAAGGGCGTTAGCTGTCCGTGCTGCCGGGGTCATGGGTCTTGATGTTGCAGGTGTGGATATTATCCGCTCAGCACATGGTCCTCTAGTACTCGAAGTTAATTCATCTCCGGGGCTGAAGGGGATTGAAGCTTCAACGGGAAAAGATGTTGCCAATGCCATCATTGAATATGTCGAAAAGGATGCTTTAAGAGGGCCGAATAAAATGAAAGGACGAGGATAA
- a CDS encoding TIGR04283 family arsenosugar biosynthesis glycosyltransferase codes for MMQECISIIIPTFNEEENIKRCLGTLVNIPGIEVIIVDGGSTDSTVQIARGYRDVKVLSSVRARSVQMNLGASISHGRVLLFLHADCILPGELALNISHVIENSLVAGGAFKIKLLSGSFIYRMIEVGINLRSRIFKLPYGDQGLFVKRSLFDKLGGFKKMTVCEDLDFVCRLRKYGKIMIVDKEILASVRRWGNNGFLRTSLRNQVLLISYLLGRSYLS; via the coding sequence ATGATGCAGGAATGTATTTCAATAATAATACCAACGTTTAATGAGGAAGAAAATATCAAGAGATGTTTGGGAACGCTGGTTAATATTCCTGGTATTGAGGTGATCATTGTGGATGGCGGCAGTACTGATAGTACGGTTCAGATTGCAAGGGGGTATAGAGATGTTAAGGTTCTCTCTTCTGTCAGGGCACGGAGTGTTCAGATGAACCTGGGGGCATCAATTTCTCACGGCAGGGTTCTGCTTTTTCTTCATGCTGACTGTATCCTGCCCGGGGAACTTGCCCTGAATATTTCACACGTAATTGAAAATTCACTGGTGGCAGGAGGTGCATTTAAGATAAAACTGTTATCCGGCAGTTTCATCTACCGGATGATCGAGGTCGGCATAAACCTTCGTTCAAGGATTTTTAAATTGCCGTACGGAGATCAAGGGCTGTTCGTTAAGAGGTCCTTATTCGACAAACTGGGAGGTTTCAAGAAGATGACAGTTTGCGAGGACCTCGATTTTGTATGTCGATTAAGAAAATATGGGAAAATAATGATAGTTGATAAAGAGATCTTGGCTTCTGTGAGGCGATGGGGCAATAATGGTTTCCTGAGAACCTCTCTGCGGAATCAGGTATTGTTGATTTCATATCTATTGGGACGAAGTTATCTGAGCTGA
- a CDS encoding glycosyltransferase family 2 protein, whose protein sequence is MRKISRISVVIPALNEEESIGLVIRDIPRYLVREIVVVDNGSHDETAQVAANRGAKVVAEPERGYGSACLRGVSVLDHDTEIVVFIDADYSDYPQDIHVLVNPLLIDKADLVIGSRLLGKREKGALLPQAVIGNKLAVFLIRLIYGFRYTDLGPFRAIRYDALMGLGMSDRNFGWTVEMQIRAIKKGLRITEVPVRYRKRIGTSKITGTLSGTIKAGVKIIFTIIKYSFIR, encoded by the coding sequence ATGCGCAAGATCTCCAGAATTTCTGTCGTAATTCCTGCCCTGAACGAAGAAGAATCTATTGGTCTCGTTATCCGCGATATCCCCAGATACTTGGTGCGGGAGATAGTCGTTGTAGATAATGGCAGTCATGATGAGACTGCACAGGTAGCTGCGAATCGTGGGGCAAAGGTGGTTGCAGAGCCGGAGAGGGGTTATGGTTCAGCATGCCTGAGAGGCGTTTCTGTGCTTGATCACGATACTGAGATTGTGGTATTCATTGATGCGGACTACAGTGATTATCCTCAGGATATCCATGTGCTTGTAAACCCATTGTTGATTGATAAAGCAGATCTGGTAATTGGTTCACGTCTGCTGGGGAAGAGGGAAAAGGGTGCATTATTGCCGCAAGCGGTTATTGGAAACAAGCTTGCAGTCTTCCTGATCCGATTGATCTATGGATTCCGGTACACTGATCTGGGTCCTTTCCGGGCAATTAGATACGATGCACTGATGGGATTGGGAATGAGCGATAGAAATTTTGGCTGGACCGTTGAGATGCAGATCAGAGCAATAAAGAAGGGACTGCGGATAACTGAAGTGCCGGTCAGGTACAGAAAACGAATAGGAACATCAAAGATTACGGGTACGCTGTCAGGGACAATAAAAGCAGGCGTTAAAATTATTTTCACCATTATTAAATATAGTTTTATCAGATAA
- the amrB gene encoding AmmeMemoRadiSam system protein B, which produces MRRETVRLPVVSGSFYPADKAALIEELRRHLDEKAVRKRVLGLISPHAGYTYSGRVMGSLFSGIEVPDTVVILAPNHTGAGAPFSIWPEGYWSTPLGEVPTDEELVQEITASCNLVKINREAHIREHSAEVILPFLQYMNPRVKIAVVVIRSGRYEDLQVFGKSIGTVLMKIRKNALVIASSDMTHYENQQSANRKDMLAISEILALREADLYRVVQENNITMCGIDPVISMLICSKERAATKAELIRYETSGVVSGDYDHVVGYAGIVVKRQ; this is translated from the coding sequence GTGAGAAGAGAAACCGTTCGATTACCAGTAGTATCCGGGAGTTTTTATCCCGCAGATAAGGCAGCCCTCATAGAGGAGCTGAGGAGGCATCTGGATGAGAAAGCAGTGAGGAAAAGGGTCTTAGGACTCATCAGCCCCCATGCAGGGTATACCTATTCAGGCAGAGTAATGGGGAGTCTTTTTTCTGGAATAGAGGTGCCCGATACGGTAGTGATACTTGCACCGAACCATACAGGAGCAGGAGCTCCCTTTTCGATCTGGCCTGAAGGGTATTGGAGCACTCCCCTTGGCGAGGTTCCTACGGATGAAGAACTTGTTCAGGAAATTACAGCCTCGTGTAATCTTGTGAAAATAAACAGGGAGGCACACATTCGTGAACACTCTGCCGAGGTTATTTTACCCTTTCTGCAATACATGAATCCACGGGTAAAGATTGCCGTTGTCGTTATACGCTCAGGCAGATATGAGGATTTGCAAGTTTTCGGCAAATCTATTGGAACGGTTCTTATGAAAATACGCAAGAACGCCCTTGTGATCGCCTCGTCCGATATGACTCATTATGAAAACCAGCAATCTGCAAACCGGAAAGATATGTTAGCCATTTCTGAGATCTTGGCATTAAGAGAGGCTGATCTGTATCGTGTGGTACAGGAGAACAACATTACTATGTGCGGGATTGATCCGGTAATCTCAATGCTTATCTGTTCAAAAGAGAGAGCGGCAACAAAAGCAGAATTAATAAGATATGAAACCAGCGGGGTTGTTTCAGGAGATTACGACCATGTGGTAGGGTATGCGGGAATCGTTGTGAAGCGGCAGTAA
- a CDS encoding DUF192 domain-containing protein, with protein MIVSLPIMRSNGRLLRSSRLRFLLLLALASFLSSCTKHPHSTDNPLYEISVSGKRIQVEVASTYEERKSGLMHRNKLKKDTGMLFVFPQEKYLSFWMKNTKIPLSIAFISNSGEITQIESMKPHSPTSHTSKARVKYALEMKDKWFDKNEITVGNKVDFSSKIFNINASE; from the coding sequence ATGATTGTTTCCCTTCCCATTATGAGAAGTAACGGGCGGCTTTTAAGAAGCTCCCGATTACGATTTCTCCTCCTTTTGGCTTTGGCATCTTTCCTCTCTAGCTGCACCAAACACCCCCATTCAACCGACAACCCTCTGTACGAAATTTCCGTCAGCGGTAAACGTATCCAGGTCGAAGTTGCATCCACATATGAGGAGCGGAAATCAGGCTTAATGCATCGAAACAAACTTAAGAAGGACACCGGTATGCTGTTTGTTTTTCCACAGGAAAAGTATCTCTCCTTCTGGATGAAAAATACAAAAATACCTCTTTCCATTGCCTTTATAAGCAACAGTGGAGAAATAACCCAGATAGAATCCATGAAGCCGCACAGCCCCACCAGTCACACATCGAAGGCCAGGGTAAAATACGCTCTTGAAATGAAAGACAAATGGTTCGACAAAAATGAAATAACCGTGGGGAACAAAGTTGATTTTTCATCTAAAATTTTCAACATTAACGCAAGCGAGTAA